DNA from Lates calcarifer isolate ASB-BC8 linkage group LG14, TLL_Latcal_v3, whole genome shotgun sequence:
GCACTCACTTTCTTCAGCTGTTGAGTTTGTCCCAGGTTCGTCTTCTTTCAAAGAGACACGAGTCACAGAGACAGTTGATAAAACAATAACGAAAACTGTCATCATTGCAATGTAATGTGTTGATCTATCAAATGATTTAACAGTGAACATAATTATTTTACATAATACTCGCATAATATTAACATCTTGTTGTGCTCACCTTCCTGAACTGacagttcagtttttgtacaaACCGTCAAGTGCCTTAGCATGTTGTTGTATTTGGTGTCACCCACAGTGACCAATCCTGCTGTTGCAGAGACGGTTTCACACATAGCTGCCTACGAGTGCACTTTCTCACAGAGTCAGGAAATATAAGCAAAATTTTTATTTAGTGCAATTCTTCTTAATCCTACATCAGTactatgtttacattttggatGCACCTATTAAATGGGTTTTCTGTATAAACAAATTACAATATAGTGAATAACCTGGCAGTTAGTCTACAACACAGAGggttcaacagcagcagctgtgttttttatttctcatttttaatctgcagcagatacagtaaatgtaatttgtagGTAAAGCTTTGTTCTGTAGTGTATAATTCCTCAAAACAAAAGTAATAATAAGATAATAGTTGGACAATGTCAATACTATGCAGTGAAATATTGACCTCATTATACAGGTATTTAGTGCAGCACCAACTCTGTGGCAGAGCTCCAATGCAGTCCTTCATTAAAGCTGGTGATGAGGAACAAGTCAAGCAGATTTGCAGCAAATCAGGCCTGCGCCTGAACAAAGGTAACTTGTGCATCAGCAAGTCAGCCATGGTGATATATGATGTCAATTCATATATTAAACATGACAAAGGTTGTTCTGTTGATGTAAAAACTGTCGAGCAGAGAGTGACTGTGGCGTGTAATAAGGTTGGAAATCGCTGCCTCCCTGTCCATTATGAGAATTACAAGAACCAAAATCCAGGCAGTGTCCCCTGTGTCTCATGCTTAGGGTAACCTGAATGTTTGGAGGGTCAGTGCACACTTGATTCCAGCTCCCAGGTTTATTATTCTTTGGTATGTAAACTTGCTATCAGGCTTAGCTAAAtgaatgtctttttgttttttgttgagcCACACATTCCTTCTGTTACATCTTTCCTCAGAATTGTTTGGACACAACTGAATCAGGTTaattgattgttttcatttcaaaaatagTATTGACTAGTGGTTactattaatgtgtgtgtgtgtttgacactTTTGTTCACCTCTGctcagttctgttttttcagtccatttttgtcaccacaacCATTTCTCTAACACGTTCATCATGTGAAGAAGAACTGAACTATGAATACTGCAAAGGTTGTGATTTTTAGATGTGCTGGTGTTACTGCTTATTACACATGCGTAGGGACTGTATATTCCTGTTTGATGTCATTTAATGGAAATAttctttgtatttctttttcatgaTGTTGATAAAAATAAACCATTGTTTGACATTACTTTTGTTGTTGCAACTGACCATCGGTCATGtttcttttattacattttaacagAAGCAGTTTGATTTGCCTTTATATTAAATGTCCTATTTAATATAAAGGATCTCCTGCACTGCTGCGTTATACTGGCTTAGcacagcagggggcgctgtttTCTGCTCTAAAATAAGACTGTTTTTTGTGGCCTCTCTGTAACCTGCCATGCAGAGGCCTGAATCATGGGTAGaaacacaaatttacatttacattcatgcaATTCTTACTTCAACTTATTAATCACTGCTTCTTTCATTTCCATACCATACTATATGTTCACTGTTTAACTTGTTAGCATACTAATGTATGCTAATTAATGCAAAACAAATTACAGCTGTGGTAGTTGGGAATGTCAGTGTAAacttgtgtctgtttctgtcaaaacaAGACTAATGGGGCTTTCAAACACAATGTGATTATTTGCTGCTTAGTCAGAGGATGACCAAAGCCAGCAGGATACATTCAACACCATGAACATCTGTACTAATCTGAGTAGTAGATGTTGAGAGATTTGATGGAGATTCACTATCGTTTAGTCTGATTTTACTCTCTTGGTTTCAAAAGCTCAGAGTTTTTCCTCCATGACACCAAACTGTGTCTGACTAATTATTTCTGTACTGGCAGCATCAGTAGCATTAACACTGTCCTGGGTCTTTGAGCCAAACGgtaacacattatttattcttttatttttttaaaggcaaattTCATCTTAAAGTTGAATCAAGAACGCTCACTCTCCTCAGCTCTATGATCTCTCtggctgtttttatgtttaagaACTGGTCAATTTTTAACATGTGACTTAGTTCTGGGAAAGGAATGAGGATATCAGAACTACATTTGATAAAGATCATTATTTTTATGAGTTTAATGGCAATCCAATGTCACAAACTTGTAAATCATTGCTATGCTGACAACACACAACCACCACCAACACTTCCACTCCATTTGCTTTCATCTCCAGCTTCTGGCCATTATTACTGTAAGTCTATTTTTCCCTGGAATAACCCTGAGGGCCAGAGTTCTCTGGAAGCATCAGATCATTTGGGAGAGTCACGGGTCAATTGAGCAGGAGCAAGATAAGACAGCTGCCAAGTTCCTGCTGTTAGAGGAGCAGCTCCTGTTCATAACAACCTTCTGTTTCATCGGGTGTTAGATAATAATGGAAACAAATGTATTCAtgaaatgattttattattaatctTCAAGCAGGAATGAATAAACAAGATGAAGCAGCTTTATTTATATGATACCTTTTAAACACAAAGGCAATTCCAGCAACAGAACTTTATAATCTTTCATAAGTAACTGGAAGCCAGAGAGAAAGTGTAAGAACAGGAGTTTTGTGCTCAGCTCAGCAGAGCTCTCATTGTTCTGAAGTTGTCTTATTTGAGAGATCACATGAGAGACTGTTGCAACATAGAGGTGTTCACTTCATGTACAAACAAATGTGAACTGACTATTCTGAAATCAGTGCTGTGTATGGGCTAGCTTTATGCTGAACTGAAGAACTGGCTGCTGAGGCTCAGATCTGTGTCATTAAATGACCAAAATTTCTTGTGTTGAGTCAAGCAAAGCAATGATGTTAGTTCCTCCCTGCTGTTGCCAAATACAAGGACTTCTGTATTGCCTTCATTTAATTGAAAGTTATTTTCTTGCTTTAAGCACTGAGAGTAAtctaaataaaaactgaattctGTTTGCTGTGATATGCAAAGTTATTGTCATGTAAAATGGAAACCGTGTATTGAATCTCAAATCTGAGTGACCAAAAAACCATTGAATGTTGTATCATAGTCAGATCCCCAAACATATGCATTTGCAACCAAGCGCACATAAACCTGGTCTCCTCGCtgaagctgcagaaacactgcatTTCCTCCATTATCTGGTTTGTCATTGTCTGACTGCTGATGACCTGTCATGACCATCACCTGGCTGTTTTTATACAGATGCAGCCCTGACGCATGTGCTCGTCCAGCATGATAGAagatgttaaaataataaacacctGCAACAGGTGCAGTGAAGATACCTGTGGAAATAACACGGTGTTGgtcacattcattttcaaaaatcatcagCAGTCTTCAGccctttttaaatcttttttaaattgataaTTCTGTCAcctttaactcacacacacacactcacacactacaAACTTACAGGTCAATACCTTCATTCATTGcaattaataaaactgtccCAACAaataactacacacacactcatgactcttattaatttcttaatttattGTCTTAATATTGCACCATTGCACTTACCTGTGGATTGACTGTAGGCATTACCAATGTTTGTGATCACTCTTCTGTAGATTAGAGTTATGTCTGTGTTGAAGGGTCCAATGGCTTTATCTCCTCTACCTACTACTGCACTGAATATCACCTTGGTTCCTTCTGTGTAAGAAGAATCATTGTCATAACATCactctgtaaatgttttcagagTTCTCACATAAAAGATCAAGAACATGACTTCTTTACCGtcagctgaaacacattttactgGCTAAACACCTCTACCAACCATGTGAATTATGACTTGCCTTTCAGTCTCACTTAAATTTCACCCCACCTTTGTTCCTCAGCTCCAGAATCTGGTTTTCACTGTTCCTCAGCCTGGTTTCACTCTCGTTCAGCCTGGTTTCACTGTTCCTCAGCCTGGTTTCACTGTTCCTCAGCCTGGTTTCACTGTTCCTCAGCCTGGTTTCACTCTCATTCAGCCTGGTTTCACTGTTCCTCAGCCTATTTTCACTGTTCCTCAGCCTGGTTTCGCTGTCTTCTAGCCTGGTTTCCATTGCTCTGAGTTTTTCTCTCATGGCACCAAACTCCACCAGGAGATCACACATGTCAGGAGAGCATGACTGTATTTCATTAGGATTTTCTGTTACAGTAGCAGTACCATCATCCTGGGCTGAAATCAAGCCAcagagcagcaaaacaaaccatAACATGGTCAAATTCATCTTCCACGTTGattcagtgtctctgtcttctAAACTCTGACTGATGTCttatgatgtttttgttaaagAACTGTTAATTTTTAACATCCCATCTAACATGGAACTTTATCTTATCATGAAGTATCTGTTATCCAACTCAATTGATGAGCAATAAGGAAGTGATGATACATTAACTGGAAAACCGATTGTTAGTGTCAGGCCCAAAGACTGACAatgatttttttgaccataAAAGGACAAGGCAAACTTATTTGTACAGCACCTTTCAACAACATGGCACGTTAATGTTAATGAATGCATCTCTGGTCTAATGAAAAGGTTTTGGGATAAACACGTTTGCAGccatgtatgtacacacacacacacacacacacacacacacatgaaaattcACCTCATAGTTTTTGAGTGATCTTGTATCCAAACTCGAAGATACAAGaaagggttcatcctctggggaacatgatTGAACTCAgaacatttcatggcaatctgcCAGTTTCTTGGTGGATATTCAGTGTTTGACACTATGGTGGCACAAATGATTCATGAACATAAGAATTCATCATCTGGACATTAACACCCACATTAAACTTGACTGAAAACCTGACATTAGCTTTTAAGATTCTGTCATGAACCAGTGTTTTAAGGTAAAGTTGTGCATGATAATGGGAGTAGAAGTTGGGGGGTTCGACACAATCATATATAATTATTGTGACCATCTGACTCTGTACCAAATATcccaacagcagaaacagacgtaatgttttctgtacatttcACTGTTGGACTGATCAATGCACTGACCACCATCTTAGGTCCTGATCACTGACGGCACCTTTTGTCTGTTCTACAACGAGCTCTTTGATCAGTAACCAAGTCACCACCGAATTACTCAACATTTTAGACTTTAAATGTGACTACCATCAGATGTTACAGCAGCTCCACGATCCAACAGCCTCAGTCTCCCCCAAAGCTGGAACAAACTTTAAGTGAACCTGTCTTGCCATCAAGGTGAGAACTGAAGTAGATTTCCTGCACTGCTTCACCACACTGGTTTGGcacagcagagggcgctgttttctgtctgaactaAGACACCTATGTATCTGTAGTGGTCTGTCTGTAACCTGCCATGCAGAGGCCTGAGTCATGGGTAGAAACAAATTTATGTTCCATTTACATTCATGCATTTGATGGATTGGGAAATTGAATTGGTTTAATAACAATAGCAGGCCAAGGAGACTTTACACCACTTGCACTCACATTTTAGTTTCAACAGAAGACAcattcaaaatgcaaaatacagtGTGCACAAGGACTAATACAGAGGAGGTTTTCAAAAAAGGTATTGATGATGAGACAAAACAGAGCTTTAAGTTGTACTTGAAAAGCAGAAGAGAAACTAAGCTCACAGATGAACTGCTTTTTAATTCTGATCTAAGTTGCAGCCTCCTATAAGCGCTTTAAAGAAATCTAAAAAGTTACACCTTGTGGACAATCCTACTgaattttactgtaaaaaaaaaaaaaggtctttcgatttgaaatgaattaaaataaacatattgcATTTTAAATACTCTAAATACTCACTAATTTCAGATCTGTTAAAATTGTAATTATAGTGACAAATGAAACATATCGTCATTCACTGTCTCTTAAACTTGTCTGAGCAGAAAACCGCTGAAGGTGGTAACAACGTTATTTCCCCAAACATTTGTATTTGCACCCAAGGCCATTATGTTCATCATGTTGACCAAAGTACGAGGCCActacatttaaattcatcacaaaatataagaagaaagaaatgaatttACATTCAGCTGCACTATTCTTTTTCCTTATATATTTGGAAATAACAGACTTTAAAAATGCCAGTATTGTACTtacctgtgtgtttattgtagGCACTGCCAACGTTTGTTTTCAGCGTTTTGTAGATTAAAGTTGTATCTATGTTGAAGGGTCCAATGGCTTTATTACCATCTGATGCTGCACTGAATGCTACCACTGTTGCTTCTAGATAAAGCAAAACACTGCTCTATTTAACTCCTCTATGGAGTTCCTGTATTTTATTCTCATTTGTTGAACTAAATGTCATGCTGTAGGTTTGGCCCTGAGGAGAAATGCTGGAGTTTAACTGAACTAAATGAAGGTGGACTTTTTACATATAAttcattttgtaattgtttGAGTTTGTACTATATTTTTTGGTCTTTGGtcttttatttgtcactttctAAAACAAAGAACATTGAACCACAGAACCACAAAATcatattgtatgtgtgttcaaAACCTTATGCAGACCTCAATGAGACACAAACCATTTTCCCTCTCATAGTGAAAGCTTAATGCAAG
Protein-coding regions in this window:
- the LOC108874142 gene encoding cerebellin-1, with the translated sequence MNLTMLWFVLLLCGLISAQDDGTATVTENPNEIQSCSPDMCDLLVEFGAMREKLRAMETRLEDSETRLRNSETRLRNSETRLRNSETRLNESETRLRNSENQILELRNKEGTKVIFSAVVGRGDKAIGPFNTDITLIYRRVITNIGNAYSQSTGIFTAPVAGVYYFNIFYHAGRAHASGLHLYKNSQVMVMTGHQQSDNDKPDNGGNAVFLQLQRGDQVYVRLVANAYVWGSDYDTTFNGFLVTQI